The DNA sequence GGCTTCCAACTTCGCCTCACATTATTTATGGTAAAATGAGTTTTCCTATTAGAAAAGCTTGAATTTCTACAAAACATCTGCatggatttttaattttttggtaaGTATAGTAATAATTAtagctttatgtttaagttttACACATAAAACTGTAGCAGGATCACTGCTGTTAGAATTTCTCCATCTTAGCTAGTTCTTGGCTAAGGTGACCGTTGTGTTTGCTTTCTTTGGTTATGGGGAAAGTAATATGTAACCTCAACAGATAAAAAAAGGGTCTTgctttttgttttggttctgATGTTTAAAAGTCTTGCTTAAAATAGATTTTTAATGTGTTTAAAGGTATAATTCAGTTTGATCAATCAAATTATATATCCAGAGTTGAAGTTCTCATTGATGTTCTGTCAGATAATTTGGAAGTGGGGATAAAGACATAGTAATATAGGACCAGATTCTCGTTTTGTTTTAATCCCACTCAATGTCGAATGAAAGAGTACAATCACAATAACAAGGACCTGATTaatatatttttctcttctaaGAAAAATACCAAGACATACCTTTATTTCTAATTTGCTGGGTTCTGCTTGGATTAAGGGTTTTGAAACTAGTCATTAGTCATAACCTTCTTctcattgacaaaaaaaaaaaatgaaacgcTAGTgaactttttctgggttttccccGATTTGCTAGAACATGGAGTCCTCGCTTTTTGATAGCTTCTGGTAGAAGGCTTAATTAAATGCACAaaccaacaaaaacaaacaacaaagaaaTGGCAATAGTTAACCATATAATGTCTGTCACGTAGAACAGTAGTACAAgagtttaattttcttttatcttttactTGGATAATTTATTTTAATGATCCATGCTAATTTTACCTGTCAAATTACTTTACAGAGACCTTCTGGTTTGTTAATGCTTCCAACTTTTGGGCAGATTAGGGCACTTATTGGACTTTGTGACCAAACAAAACCGGCACTAATACTAACAGCTTCTAGCTACTGGCTCTGTTCATTCACATGCGACACCTGGAACCACCGTTTAATATTAAGAGCTTCCCACATGCTTGATTAGTTGATTGACGACCAAGTTTTCCGATTTGGCCCACATCTCCAATCTACAATACCTTGTTCAAATTCTTTTGAAGTTGTTTCCCATAAATCGTTATGTAGAactacagattttttttttgctatatcGGGGAGATTAAAGACTCAAAGTGTTAAGTTGTCAACATTTTTGATAGTTTGATATCGATAgaaatcatatgaatatatgaataACACTAGTTATAATAGCAAAATTTTTGTTAATGTTAATTAACTCTAAGGTCATGTTTGTTTCCCAGAATCTGGGCATTGGGAAAGAAAAGTGTTtcctttcctgcgtttgggaCAGCCAAGGAAGGGAAATTGATTCCCAACTGGAAATGAAAAAGTGGAGAAAATTGGTTCCTCCCCCCCTCAGGATTCACTTTCCCAAtagaaaggaaaatgattcaTTTCTTTTCCACCAACCAAACATGGCCTAACGATCAATATAAATAACACGTCGTTGATTGAAAAATGAACTTCGGTGACTAGCTGTTTCGAGATTGTAGAAAGTTAGAAACTTGGGTTAGAAGCTCTAACATGACCCTTTTTCATTTATTGAGCCAAGTTCAACTATTAGACAAAACCAATTGCCCTCTTGTTAGTTCTAATGATTATCTAGACTCAATCCCAGTTTAGTTATATACGTTGTGGTTTTTTAGGTGACCTGCATCGAGCGTATAAACAAATGCATGTCATCTTCacatttttgatttttctcgATTCAAATGTTTAGCTTTACTTGGACATCTCACGGCGTTTTGAGAGTGAATCATATCTTGCTTACCCTAGTGGCCAGCTAGAATGATCTTGCAGCTGGCATGCCATGCACCCAATCACCTATTTATTTGCGTAAATTCGAGTATATAAAGAGTCACGTTTTTGAGATCTTGTGCCGTGTTGTATTCATGTTCGTGTGAAAATCAACACAAGCTTACTAAGCCAAGAGGAGAAATGAAAGCACGACCTCAACAAGCATAATCGCACCGTAATCATGTGAGAAAATCAATTGAACTCGAACATGACCTTGTTAAGGTAGGAGGTCGAGAAATGTGACACAAAATCGACAACCATAAACGCGTTGGTTGTTGATATTGTCTATGATGCTGCAAGCAATTTCCTGTGGCTACTAACagtttataactttatataCAACAGGAGGACTAATCTGAAAAGAGCAGTGCGTTCGTAATCAAGATACTTAACAGCGTGCTTTGCACATCCATATGCAATGACTCTGTTATCCGTGGAAATATTCAAGGTTAGTTTACTGTCATACCTAGTGTTGCATTTGCAGGTCAACACCAAAAAATGCCTTCAAAATGAGTAACCTTATGCAAATTCAAAAGCTCTTTATTTTCATTAGACCATTCTGCTTAGCATGAGATTTAAAGATCCACATACATAATATGCAACCAGACTATACTAGAAGACTGGAGACAACATAGACAAGACTCATACAAAAGGGATCAGGCAAAGCTAAAGGTGAGACAATTTAAACTCTTCAAAGAGCCTTGAGGATGTCATCAGCACTAGAGACGGTGAACTCTCCTCCAGCTTCAACATTTGCAGCCTTCACCTTGAGGTCATCGACCAAGAGAGCAAACCTCCTGGAACGAGTTCCGAGTCCTTTCTCCGAGAGGTCAAGCTCAAGACCAAGGGCATGGGTGTATTTCGCTGAGCCATCAGCAACAAAAAGGACATGCTTGTTCTCAGGGTACGATTTGGCCCATGCCTTCATCACAAAGGGGTCATTCACTGCAAACAGGAATCAAACCCTTGAGCTAGATATCTCAATccacaaaaaaggaaaaacagacTATAAACACCAACAGCTAACACATTGTACACCACCGAAAGCTTAAAATCGTTAAATTTTTCCCTTGTCCATAAGAAATGAACCAAGTTGTATATATTAATTCTTGTTCTTTTACCAATCCAGTTTACCTTTGTCAAAACATGAAGAAACCATCAGCAAGACATTAGGAATCTACTCAGACCTTAGTGATTAGTTATTACAAAGCAGGCGTCCACATCACATACAACAATACAAACACCACAGTATGAAAGAACCAtgtgaaaaagagaaaaactttAAGTCCCATTATATTCTCCTGACTCCTAACACACTATCTATCTATCACGTATGCTAACCACTTAACAAGTTTCTGTCAGTAACTGCATATCTACGAAGCATTTCCTTTATTCAAGTAAAGTTCTTTGACACAAAAGATAAACTCCTCACTAACCGCATAATCAAAAGGCATTCTCAGATATTCTACTAATTCATACCTCAATCAAATTTCAATCTAATCCTCCAATACAGCAACCAAATGTGACCATACCATTATATCCTACTTATATCATAAAATATTAGTATCTTACTAATCGAAACCTACAAATATAAACCGCAAAGCTCGTAAATTATAATTAGCAGAATAAACATCAATTTAAGCTCATACCACTGAGGCAGATAATCTTGTCAACACCCTTGGATTTCAGCTCATCTGCTTTCTCAATATATCCAGGAACATGCTTCAAACTGTAAAAACCAACCAAAATTCCAACCTCAGTAACAGTAACAACATTTCACCACATCTAAAATTCACATCTCTACACTAATCCAcagccaaacaaaaaaaaaatcaaactttgGAAGCACCGATCAATTTTATCTCTTCAAAAACGCCACCGTATCggcctcaaaaacaaaattcTCAAACCCTAGAAGACGGAGAGTCATATATACCTGCAAGTGGGGGTGAAGGCGCCGGGGACgccgaagaggatgatcttcttgCCGGCGGCGAGGGAGTGAATGTTGACCGTTTGCATCTGGTCTTGGTCGTCGAAGTAGGACAGAGTACCATCCGGAAGCGAATCGCCGACGGCAATCGGGGCCATGGTAGCTTCTGATCGACGGTGGCGGTGACTAACGGCGTTAAGAGACGGCGGAGGAGGAGCGGCAGTTACGAGGAGACGGGTGGTTTCTGTGGAGTGAGAGTTATATAGGGAGTGAGGGAGAGATGGATTTGAGGGGGTTGGTTTAGCTGGATTGGATATATATTTTGGGGTCCGGAATGGATTAAATAATTTAAACTAAacagttttgtttttatttttattcttatttttactttttaaagaagaaaaaaagtatgATGTTACAATTGTAAGATGTTGGAAGTTATATATGTAGAAAGtgagatgaattttttttttcctgaatttatatttatatttatatttatatttatatttatattttactATTTACCATAACACCtctcatatattaaaatatattttaaattaaacCTATAGTCTAAAGATATTTACGTAAATTCACAGccactttggctaacaaagtgagttctcttaataatagtatagatgatAGTCTTAAAATCTTACATCGCTGCCTAAGCTAACCCAACGTATAGGGAGAGGATCTTCTCCTAAGCTAAGTTCTCTGCTGAGCTACCTAAGCTTTGAAGGAGATGATGACATGTGTCTATTAGTAGATCCAAAGGGTCTACAAGACTACAACAAGCCTGACATAATGTGTTTGCCTCTTTGTTTAACTTTTTTTCTCTCCAATTGAGAATCTGAGCAGATGAGAGTTCTtggaaaatttaaataaatctCTCTGTCCTCTTctcatctcctctctctctctctcttcccctgtgatgccccagaaattcgtaattattttccaaggattttccggaactaattttatgtttattggacggtttcgtgcctcgcggacggagcggaagtgtttcggatgaatttttattcagAAGATGTGGTTTTTGGGGGGGttgaaaaggttgactttttatacgttgggattctccgaaaacttccttcacaaaagttgtagagcgcgtcgatacgagttcgtggataggTGGAATGcgtaaatcagagttcgtatgagaaagttatggctagcggaagaagtttccgttttagtataaatagagaaaaatcagaaattacttcataaattcatatttccatttccggaaatattcttttctctcttctctctctcgtctgcaccttcagagtcgaagtttttcgactgacccgacccgacccggacttTCTGGCCAACTGCGGtggtctctggccgtgaaacttggtcagcaggttcgcctcctccgtctggtcatcCCTGTGGTGCcctctatcgccgattctctTCCACggtggcgctgcaaggcggtgcagcctagTGTTTttggacccggccggaaaactcaACTCCggtgacttcatggcttcaggcTTCCTTAGTTgggttcagaacaagctcgctgatcgatccatggtgtttgttttgatcggttgacgtggaaatcggttcaattcagttgggattactgttcacggcttgtgaggtagttttcgaccctttatgcttgttttctgacttcgagctagttatgagtattcacaagcatgcttagatgaagaactttgatgttgagagttttgtgaaatattgagttttggccggcggcggtgcgcctccgtctgtggcggcgttccggcggtgttccggccacttaaggaactgtttttggtattatatatgttctactcgttgatacgagcgtttcgatatataatatgcaaattttgaagttcgtatggaattgttatgatttttacaatttcataccgatcgattattctatccgtgaggatttgagcgtccgatcgacttgtggtttggtcacatcgatcgtggacgtattctagagactttggaaggtctcggatgtggttttgcctcgattggcgccactttggggattttagttcaaaacaagggttcggacttaaatcaaatgtgaatcgttactgattttgatcattggtgattaggtgcttctaaaggtgaattggacgagttgttggtgatagtgttagttcggttctgtatagaagacgcagcgggagtttcgaggtgagtaatctcacgaagttcatttcacgaacgggaatacccttattgttttgagagttatttagttaactgcaaactatagatggtattagtggcacttttgagtagatgattacgtgtgtatatatatatattatgggatgtatatatatacatacgtattcatgtattagtagatatatgtttacgtgaaatatatatgttttgggtggtttgtggatttatgaaaacaatatgcatgaaatgatgctttttattgttttggggtgtggcttttggaaaacaaattatttgtggaaatgattgatttcgatttgttttgaaaagcgttgagatttgagaaaagtgttgagatttgggtatgaaaacaataggcatgaattgatgctttttattgttttgtgttatggcttttcggaaaacaataattatggaaatgttgatttcgattgttttcaaaagcgttgtgatttgtgtaacattttgggtccaatgcgactcctttaatgttttgctccaagggacattgcggcccgaggatcgaaggtctaagaccttgggcagaatatcaggtgaccacgtctttggccggacgagtggttacgtttttcagttagagctataatctgtctgccatataggtaattcatggggtaacgggaattggttatttacaactcatgacattacgtatttttagggaacaaggtgtgagttgcttccttattaatggtttttaaggggacaaggtgtgagttgttttccttattaacgttttgatagaaatcaaggtgtgagttgctttctatggtacgattatggtacatttgataggaaacaaggtgtgagttgttttctatgttttactgatagaaatcaaggagtgagttgctttctatgttttattgatagaaatcaaggtgtgagttgctttctatgttttattgatagaattcaagtgtgggttgttttctatgtttcgttttaaaaggaaacaaggtgtgagttgctttcttttatttcgatttgaaaggaaattaaagtgtgagttattctcttttatttcgtgttttaaggaatcaaagcgtgagttgttttccttattttggcgtgagttgtgcgtgtgtggtttgagttactcatacgggcttgcaaaagcttaccgggtttgttgtgtggcaacccggtacactattcaaacggtgtaggggttaatcctgcaggttaggataatcggggctgaagctgaggtagcgcctttgcagctttacggtaggaagccatttttgtaactttaccgtcgATAAGGACTTCtgttgtatagttaactctgagctgcatttacgttttattttgttgttgacaatttaattcgtatgcttgtgtaatatGTAACTCTATagacgagtgtatattaactttgagggttcaggcatcaatatctgtgtaagttaaagggaaaaagattccaggtattttgtattgatgactggacgttcacgcatatataattatggggttatatatatcgattttcatgtgtgtaaaatcaggggcgtgacatccCCCCTCCTTCTATACTCAGCATTTCCGATTGTTGATTGTAAGAAAACATCTTCTCTTGATAACCTGAGCATTTTCGTGCAAATCCAAGACTAGAGAGGATATAAGCAATCAGGGCGCTGATAGTCCATACCACCCTCACCTTCAGCCCACCAATAAAGACGGAATCAAATCCGGCCGTCACCAGCGACGGTATCTTCTCTATGAATTGAAACTTGGCTCTCCATTTCAGAACGGTCCCCTTCTCGAGGCAGATATCGGGGCGGAGAGTTGGGGATCCGGGTCGAAGTAGGGTTGGGCTTGGGTGAGACGATGCTGTGGAGAGACTTAAGGATGCAGCAGAGGGCGGAGGCGAAGAGGTCAGAAACGTTTTCGTCTGGTCAGTCAATGTCAAAGATGATAGAAAAAAGAACGAGATAACAGAGAGAGTAGACTAACAGCAAGTCCACCAGTGTGGTTTTGCCCAGCTACCAGCAGTGAAAATTGACGTGTTGCCCAGCCAAACCCAAAATCCAGCCTCGACTAGGCCAAGGATAACCAGCCAAAGGATGACCTTCCTTAACCGAAGCCAAGAAAAAAAGCAACTCCCTGACATTTCCTTGACCCAGCCAAGGCCTCTGCCAGCTCAGCCCAAAGCCGGACGTGGCCGACGTCAGCGATAAACAAGCAGAGAGAGACGCGGAGGAGAGGACGCGTGGAGGCGATAGACAAGCAGAGAGAGACTAGGTTGACTCGTTTGTCGCCTAGCGACAAGAATTGGGAGGAAGAGAGGAGGCGTTTGTCGCCGGGGGACGATTTGCTCCACTTGGGGTTACTTCGATCTCTACCTGGGGGCAGCGTCTGGGCGGGATGACACCACGGAGCGACCGGAcgaggtgaggcgacctcgAGGGAGCCAAGTCCGTGGACGGAGGACGCCAGAGGAGGGAGAAAAAAGTGGGTCGGGTCGGACGAAACCCGCCAGGTCTGGGGGCgcgcgcgagagagagagagagagagagagagagagagaactggaggggggaaatgaaaaaaagaaaaaatttcgtcctttgaaacaaaacagaatattttttttttgctatttatagaaaatttttagattttaaaaattcataataaattcatacgaactccgaatattgcgttccatatatgcacgtgatcgtatcgacgagctctacaactttcatgaaagaagttttctcaaattccgaacgtataaaaagtcaattttcacgaccccctaaataacgtttgtttcgaaaataaaaattgattagaaaccgaatttctcgtacaacaactaaataacgttgtattgtacttattcctagtttttcatttatgtaagaaaaaatcaatgaacagttaATGAATAGTCTTAACcagtcaagaaaaaaaacgggtggaaacccatgtccagtgacAGTGAATAGTTacttgactggtcgacgccttgacttttcgaccttgacatttcttgactatgggtgaacttgctctaagagcaagtccaccggttgCTTCTTGACCGGTCACTAGCTAGGAAAAAGCTGAGGTGGTGACCATGGAGGAGAAAAACGCAGCTCCACCGGTAACTTCTTGACCGGGGAAAATCCTGACTTTCTTGACTGAAGCCAAGAAAAAAGCCAAGGGCTTGACATTTTTCTTGCCCAGCCAACTCATCTGCCAACTCGACCCAGCCCTGAACGTAGGTGACATCAGCACCAGAAAACTTCACAATTTCTCGTCTAGAGCTGCAATCGAGTAAGAAGCGAAGCCCAGAAAGCCGGAGAAGTCGCCGGCAGCGAGGAACCGTAACGGAGACAGAAAGAACCCAGAAACACATTCGTCAAAACTCGAtcgaattgaaaaactaattatACAGACGTGTAGAGCATGACGAGGGGATGAATTTCAATACCACATGCAAGCAAATCGGTCTCTGGAGTCGCCGAAAAACACCACAGAACCGTCGAAGCATTCGTTGCTTCTCGCTATCGATTCTCCGTTTCCATTCAGTGCATGGATGATCCAAGGGCAAGAGGTTGCTTGCGACAGCGAGACGAAGACGATGGTGTCCGTGCGCCGCCGTGGAGTGGCCGGAGGAGCAATTTCCGGTCGGGTTTCCTGCCGGGTCCCACTACGCCTCGGGTCAGAAagcaccgagctctctctcGAATTTTCCTGTCTCTTCCTACAGCTCCTATTTAAATGTGTCCCATTAATGAATGACGGCTAGGATCAATCGGTGGGAAAAGGTGGATGGCTAGGATCGCGCCACCTGTTTCTCTTTCTTGAAATTAATttcccaaaatctcaaaagttTGGACAACCACGAAAAATAGCCCTGTGATCCGAATAATTCTCCGAAAATTTTCACGAACTCGTCCtgacgtgtactttattatccaactcttaCATTGAGGATCTCACCttgtgaaaatttctgaaaatattctcgagcactTTGAAATTTGTCGAGATCGTTAAAATACTTaatgaacagtaaaaaaaaaattgaacagtcTTGACATGTCAATAAAAAaaacgggtggaaacccatgtccagtggcagtgaacagttacttgactggtcgacgccTTGACATTtattgactacgggtgaacttgctctaagagcgaaaagagagaagaacagtaaagagagagaaaaaaatagaaaaagtaaAGTCAAGCTTGTTGTAGTCTTCTAGACCATTGGATCTAATAATGACACATGTCATCATCTCCTTCAAAGCTTAGGTAGCTCAACAGAGAACTTaacttaggagaggatcctctccccaACATATATTGGGTAATGGTTCTAATAGTCTCAATTGCTTCCGTACAAGGAAAAATGTTTAAGCACTTGGGTAACTAAGGCATTAGATTAGGTGaagtaaggaaaaacaaaataataaaaaaattatatttaaagACATCTAATTTATGTGTTTGGCCTAAATTATAGTGATTTGttcaagttgtaatagggttagtcttacagatatcCTCGGAGATATCTTATTCATTATGtgattgtaatcctctatataaaaagcaCCTATTTTCAGTGAAAACACATatcattctctcccaatttctgatttcctaaaacagtttaatttatttattttaggaaataaataatttcattaCATATTCATGGTCAGAAAGCACGTACATTGATGTACGTATTGATCTAAGCAGAAATGGCTCAAGCAACTGAACAAATTGACAAGTACCCTCACTATAAAACAGGTTTAGCTCACTTATTAAACAATGAGCCTAACAAATGACCAAAACCCTAACTAACCTAACTCTCATAACAGTAAAtttagtcgcctagagacctcagtTGGTGTACAACTAAACAAACTAAGAATTAAGCAGACAAATAACAAAGGTCCTTTGGTAGGCAAAACtaaataacaaacaaaaaataattttctttGCCCTAAAAAGGCCCAACGCAagaagacccaaaaaaaaaaaaaaatagcccaAGACATAGCCCAAAAAAACCTTGAGCCTATCCCACTGACGAAGAAACAAACCAGGAACACAGCACCGGCACCGGCACTATCGCCGCCAATGAATGTTGGCCCGTTAGCGTCCACCGTCATCACCCAACCATAGCGTGCTGCGCAATACCGCCACCAAAAAAAGGATCTAGGAGTAAGTCAACTAATCAAGTTTTGTTTTTCTAGTTCAATaatcatttattttgttcttataTACAATGCTTAATTAGTTAAGGTCATTTAGATGTAAATTTACTCGAATGAAAACCCTAGCCGCACCGGTTTTGGATTTTTCTCTAATGGTGGCCGGTGCCGGCCTCCTCTCTAAGTGGAGTCCTTCTATCCACGCTTTAAGATCTGTCCTCATCCCTCCAAAGCCTTTCATAAAATCGAAGCCAATCTCTCTATCAAGGGAGATCGATCGACCAAAGCCCCTGGAATCCCGAGTACTCACCGGACTCCGACAGTGGCTGTTGGGTGGTGGCGTCAACCTTCGATGcaaggtgacaagggaggaaGTCGTCGTTGAATCGGGTCATGCCCGACCTCCCAGAGGACGGCTCAAAGCAATGGCTTTGATAGTGTTTGGACTTGTGTCGGTTGGCGAGGGGGTGGTGCTTCGATGTGTAGAGATGAAGGCAAATTGCTTCATGATCCGTTCAAGGGATGCAGCGGCGAGTGCGTGCTGGCTAGATCTTGTTGTAGCGCGTGATCCTGGGCCAGTTACCTGCGTCATAGAGGAGGGACAGGGACTCTGGCTGAAGGTCTCGATGGCTACAGCGGCGGTTCTGGAGAGTGTGGGTCTGATTAGGATTGATGCGGGGCCGTGTATGGTAGAAGCACAGGAAACAGTCGGTGGGGAAGCTACCAAAAAGCAGTCGACGGCAGAGGTATTGGTGGTGACCAGAGCAGTTGGGAGGCCCAACTCCAatcgggtgcccaaatcaaatctGAGGCCCAATTGGGTGCCTAAAACAATTCTGAGGCCCAAACCAATTCTAAGGCTTGATGGGGTGTTCAAAGTTTTTAAGAATGTTGCTTGGAGTTGGGCCCATTCGTGGACCCAAATGATAGGCTCTAGTTCTCTagggtttcgtatttgggatcccCGTGGCTTGATCCAGCAAACTACAGCTATGTCTCGAAATTGGTGGTATTTGCGAATCTTCTAGCGTAGTACTGAAGGCGAATTCGAGCTATTCTGTAATGGCGGAGCATGACATGTCAAATGAGTGGACCTATCTCTATGTACCACCGTGGGTCCTACTACATCTTCTTGTTCTGTATGtagatggcagcggaagggtatgtaatggccactCTGGCTTTAGGTTAACCCAAATTTCTAGTAATTTGATAACACTCCACAAATGCTATCTGGAGGTGTTACGATATGCTTGTAATCAACTCTTTTGAGTTTCTATCTATAAAGTTATTTCCTTGCTTCAAAAAATTAGTTAAGTTCATGTGTGGTGCCACAAATTATGTGATAATGGTTGTAAAAGAAATGAAATATGTAATAGAGTTTGAGTAAAAATgatacactatatatatatatatatatatatatatatatatagggtggtgctatttacacacccattttctctattcacacaacccctctttttttatattactttaattcaatttgtttttacaaattaccctaagtACCCTCTATTACAATTctgatgattttgatttttcttttttctatttggcaagtcaatcatgaatcagtTATCatctaaattgcaaagtttgtcctCATACGAGTAGGGGGAGTAAGACGCATGCTTTACTCCTTCGTTGTCTGGGGTTCCAACATTGCACCTAGCTTATTAAAGTTTCTCGGCTCTTATAGATTGGCAATAAGCCATTTTCAGACACAATCTGcgaatttgaaaattttctaggtataaaaaaaaataaaattggagTATAGTTCAAAATTAATTTAACAAGACTTACTTGAGGGGCTAGACAAATGCAGACACATGCATAATCAATGGCGTGAAACTCTTAATATAGTGTATTTTAGATAAT is a window from the Rosa chinensis cultivar Old Blush chromosome 2, RchiOBHm-V2, whole genome shotgun sequence genome containing:
- the LOC112189419 gene encoding peroxiredoxin-2 codes for the protein MAPIAVGDSLPDGTLSYFDDQDQMQTVNIHSLAAGKKIILFGVPGAFTPTCSLKHVPGYIEKADELKSKGVDKIICLSVNDPFVMKAWAKSYPENKHVLFVADGSAKYTHALGLELDLSEKGLGTRSRRFALLVDDLKVKAANVEAGGEFTVSSADDILKAL